The Pungitius pungitius chromosome 10, fPunPun2.1, whole genome shotgun sequence DNA window acGGAGACAACAGAGTCTGACCTGATCCGGTTGAACCTGCTGGGCAGGAACAACTTACCCACGTATCAGTGTGAAGCTCCGTGCCAAACTATTTACTTTCATGACAAACTGCAGATCACAAATATGTTGTTGCTTGCAGGATTCAACTGGGGCTTCGTACTACTTCCTCATCACATGGCAGCTTGAACCCTCTGGCTCAGTCGGTGCGGAACGGATTTTTCATTGCAGGAAATAAGATACGTGGCAAACACTAGTTTCTGCGTTTCTGTctttttatattatgttattgtaacgcaccacaggagaccagagtgaaacccaagcgcagagcgcagttttATTAAGGAGGTAAAGACGTCAGGCGTGGTAGTGtccggtgaacaggcaggggtcgaaaagccaggcaatcagggaacaggctaaggcaccgtcagggagcaggcgaggtcggggctgggattcaggcgaggggtcgagagccgggagcgcagaggtaggcagaggcaccgtcagggagcaggcgaggtcggagctgggattcaggcgaggggtcgagagccgggagcgcagaggtaggcagaggtaccgtcgggggtcaggcaggcgtgaacgaggtctgggacaaagcagaggtcaaatagcaggtaggcagaaacaggatatcAATAGAACGCTCGGACtgtgatggcaacatgcacaagacttcgcaccggcctctgaggcttcggcagcttaaATGCCCAGGCTCTCCTGAttagagacgagccacaggtgcgtagATGGGAGTGGCTGTGCCGGCTCAGTGGGCTGACCCTGAGTGGCACAAACCACTGTAACGTgcagcagaggggtgactgagatcccgagGTTCGGACCTTAATATTCtggagacggggaacgtctgtttgtgacagTTATtcttcataatttttttttaataaaatgcacgcacgcacacacacatacacgcacacacacacacccgcttTGTTCTGTcatcccctgtaattgtctgccgtgtccctgatggttttaacctgtgtccaatcacctgcaccttccccgTGTATTGAAgccatgtgtgtgtcttatcCTGTGTCTTGGTATGTCGGTGAGGTCCTGTTCCGTGTTTGCTCCCTAGGCATTTTGGGTTTTTGatcattaaataatttatttaaatatctttATTATTTGTGATTCTGCGTTTGGATCATGTGTCTGCtgaagttcagtttgaatcccCATCccccaatgcatgctgggacggGCTACAGGCTCCAGCCACTCTAAACAGTACAGGTGATGGATGGAATCTCTTCTGGAGTCCCAACATGAATCCCAATCTGATCAAAACGCCTCCAAAACTACAAAGTGGGCGCAAACCTCTACTGACTCTGTTTTTAACATTGGGAATGAAACAAAGCTCATTTTCGTTTTTTAAAGGAGGACGCCACCGTCAGCAGGCCTGTTACATCTGACAGAGTTTATCACGTCGAGGCAATGAGCTGCAGACCCAGACAGCAGGAGCTGTGATGGCACTGCTTCTCTCAAACTGATGAAGATGTCATGATGTCTGGGGAGAGTGTCATGAACCGGGTATCTTCCTCATTTTCCTTTCCACCTCtggtcatttacacacacacacacacgcacgcacacacacactcacaagcacACACCCTCCTttgacctacacacacacacacttcattacacacactcattcattctCATTCTCTCATCTTATCATCTTCTCTTCCCCTCACCTGTTCCTGCTTTCTCTAATTAGACTCCCTGTTTCTAGTCTTCCTCTCCCCTTTGTTCTCCACCAGAGTCTTGCACTTTACGTACCTGAGTTTGTGTGGAATCATAATGGCCTGGTGTCTAAACCTCTGCTTTACGTCCGGTACGCTCCCCATCGGCCTGGACCTCGCTCGCCGCTCTCACCGGGATTCAAGCGCCCGTGTGTTTCTGTTCCCGGTTAagaggctttgtgtttgtgaggcGGCCCTGTGGCAGCCCTGAGTTGTGTTTTTGCCTTCCTCAGTTGATTCAAAGAGACACTTCCTTCCataagttcacagtttcaaaaaatgaactagttcagttctttttttccatacgttgctgcgagctattatttttcaaaatcattgccacagcccagaaccacagacagcaatgaTTCAGTTCcgtatcagttttaacactgaagctatgcatcagatttaatcttcatatccaattttgaatccttattcaaccagggttcacattagcattgaggggacagcatttcccctttgttgctttaatgttgctgtccattcactccacactagcagcagctgcagcgttcacccctacagtacattctcaaacacatgctgcttgaatggtctttttaaaataaggaataaaacacgacagttattattaaggtgcaaatgtttgcaaagaaaggtcagattcctcccatcctcaccgaccttgtcagtaacttcataaaactcaaaaCAATTATTATACGCcccctctttgctacacgcagccgtcgcctccatgcatttctttttttttgatgacgcatgcgcggtgcgacactggaggctggtgttgccagattaggtgttttttccgctacttattaaggcgcgtttacggtgtgttttctatagaaatctggcaccccattgaacaatgttaacctgaaagaacgtgccgttcacagacaccagaatgaaggagttcacagtaacgttcatcgggcagtAATACactacgttcagttcacgttcacccaaaatatgattgagttcatgaactatcgatCAATGAACGCGTCACATTTTTCCACCTGTTTTTctggaggtgaaatgctttgcaaAACGTCCAAATCTTTTAGAACCACGAAGTAAAACGAGTCCGTTCACCCAGAAACAGACGCGTGTTCCAGCCTTAAGTGGCTGCTTGAAGAGAGATAGAAATGCTGCTTCATCACTTCCTTTTGACCACTTCTCTGTTTGTTGGTAGTAAGTAACGCATGTTGGTCACAGAGATGCAGAACAGAACACTAAAATAAAGCCATGTGTGTCATGGTGACGCTTCACTGCTAAAGGGTGCAGTTCTGAAAACAGGGCGTCTACGAAAACACACAAGCCACAACTTCCTCATTTTAAGGAATCTTGTGTGACCTTAAGATTCTTGTTTCTGCAGGGAAAAGGTGTCttgaagggttagggttggtCTTTTTATCTTCTCTCTACACGTGATGATTCCTCCACACTGACCTCATCCACTTCTTTGACACCTTCTACTGTAATAATCACCTCTGGCTAAATCCTAATAACCACCGCACCGCTGTCTcaatttcattttctaatttaattttgtatctAATACACCCCACTATGTACACTTTATTCAACTTTCaacttaatttaattaaatatgttCTGCTCTGCTAGTTTATTGTACTGTTTATGTAATGTacatatttcatttgaattactgaattgctatttttacacacaaattCCCCTCttgggattaataaagtatatatttatctatctatcgaGAATATTTAGGAGTTTAAATGAAAAGGATGTTGTGTATTCCATCTTTATATTGTCTTCATATTTGTTTATACAAAGAAGGAGGACTGGGCTGAAACCAGGAACTCAGGAACAACCTGGAATGATGTTCGATGTACTGACTCTCTGCATCAGATCTGTGGACAACTGGTTCAATAATCTAATATAGTCTCAAGGGTTCAAGGATGTTTGCTGTCAGTGTGCAACAATGAAGTTAAGTTGTAGCCTGTTTGTAACACAAccaacacaagacaaaaaaaaaagataaacttCAGCACTTGACCAAATTACGAAATTGTTGTCCCGATGTTCCTGTTGGTTAGAAGTGCTGCTTTGAGGTTTGAGGTTTAACAAAATTGGAACCTTAAAAAAGCGAAGCAGAATTGTGACTTTCTCTTGTTGGTGTAAGTTGATGCTGCAGCTCTGACTCTGTAGGAAATAGAGAATATCCTAACAACAGCAATGGAGGATTTAGATGTTAAATATGATAAATCTGTCAACTCTATGACCAATCAGACAGCTGAGAGTGTGAACAGGTGTGTAGTTATTTAAAGTGTATTCTTTATTGTATTGATCCCTGCTTACTGATCTGAACTCTGAGAGCACAGAGAGGAGACTTCATTTCAGCActtctgctttattttatttatatctatTAAGTGAAACTCCCTCATGAGTCACATTATTCATAAGCAGGAAGCAGCATCACGTTGATCATTTGACAGCTGCTCGTCTTCACAGCGATGGAGGAAATCTACGCTAACGTTGAATACGACAAGCCTCAGGTTTCCATAAGACCTTCAACACCTGCCCCAGGTAAGATTGATCAGTCTGTGCATCTTCTCCTGACCAGTGTGTTGACTGGTCTTCACTGTGTCCAGGTCCCAGGAGCCCAAGGAGCAGACCTCATGGAGCTGTTGCTGTCTCTCTGGGGCTGCTCAGTGTCCTCCTGCTGGCTGGACTCGTCGGACTCGGTGTCTACTGTGAGTCTGATCTTCATCCAACCTGAGATATAAAAGAGTTCAGGTTCctggttgtcatgacaacatttGCTCAGTATCTTTATATTCTCTGGGAAAAGATGATGGGATGTTTTTGCATTATATACCCCAACAGTGATGAATTGAATCATGTATTCATGCGTTCATGACTCAACaccaggggtgaaagtagtttttatttcctgGTGCTACTATGATACAGGTTTATTCATCCAAAAATTTCACTTagcctaattatttatttatttgtttatttactgtattataGTCTACTTATCAATCATTCTTATCACTCTAGTATCACTCTTTAACCCACAAGATAGTGATAAGTGATAATTCATCACTTATCACTTTCTATTATCCTCctgttcctttctcttcttccttttctggcttcctgaagcataattccgcttcatgatgactgccgaccgatgaggttttgttttttgctcatgAGAGGGGCCCCTTGAGGGGGATCCCCATAATCAtgtcattgcactttactgcattgactatcaaaggggcgctcacacaatttgtcgttgcattttattcttaaccagtcgttgtcttggggccccaagaagttgcttgttttgcttgccttgTTGGTCTTGTGCGTGTGTCGTAATGTATTACCGGTACGTCTTACTTTCACCACTGCTCAGCGCATGCATCAGCTGCAGAACTCTCCTCCATCAAAGCCAACCTGACGGAGCGTCTCCAGGTCAGTGGAGACAAGCTGTCCTcagtgtctgcagagagagaccagctgaaggacaacttcactgcactgatggacaacttcactgcactgaccCATGAGAAGGACAGACTTCAGCTGCTGTTGAAACAGAGTGagtgctgtctgtgtgtgttctgctgagtcattatttgatatatatattatatctgcTCTGTGAACTACATCTACAGTCTGTAAgtccaaactttttttatttatgtgcacTCGTAGTGCTGGTTTCATCTATTTTAGAGCTAAAAGTCTTGGTCCAAATGTTATGATTTAAATACGGCTTTTACCTCGTCGAACCAGAGAACCAGTTGTGTGCAATGACACAATCAACAACTCTTAAATATGTCGTTTTTAAAATACTGCAAGTAAAAGTAGGGATATGAGAGATGAAATAGTTCAGATATTGGTAATGAAATTCATTTGGGATGAAAtataacatgaaatgaaatatttgttgCAATAATTGTGTCTTAGTTGTGAGAATCGATGAACTTTGGACACAGAGATGCAGAACAGGACGTTAAAATAAAGGGATGTGTTTAATAGTGACGCTCCACAGCTAAACGCTCAAAATAACACAACTTCCTCTTTGTAGGACTCTTATGTGACGATaattgtttcttcttttccagGGAATATGTGTCCTGAAAGATGGAGGAGGTTCAGATCTTCCTGTTATCTTCTCTCTCCACGTGATGATTCCTGGGAAAATGGCAGAAAGAACTGCAGAGACCAAGGAGCAGATCTGGTGATCATAGACTCACTTGAAGAACAGGTAgtgggacattttttttgttatagtCAGTTTTTTCCCCTGGTGACAAACTCTAGCTTTGAAAATCAAAGACAATTTGTGACACTAGtgtgttttttggcctctgctccaaaatGTCATACCcataataaaaagtgtaatgaCTCTGGAATGTCTGGACATGTTAGGATAAAGGGGAACCTCTGTAAGTGTTCTGATGTGCAAAACCCAGTTTATATtttactggtgaagaaatcaATCAATCCATTTCAATTTAACCCTTCAAATGTGTAAAATTGCCTAAAAAGGAATCACTAACAGCCCTTAAAGCTCTTTAAAGCATGGAGATaccagaaaaaaatgtgcatgaTATCCCAGTGTGGCAACAGTCCATATGAAAAGTTTCACATTGACAGAGTATTGATAACTACTGTACGGGAGGCTTTTGTTCAGGActgatgaaaaaataataattacagaATTTCTATCTATATCTTGTACAGAAATTCCTGTCAAGCTTCACCACACGATTTAGTTGGATTGGTTTGAGTGACAAAGAAATCGAGGGCACGTGGAAATGGGTTGATGGAACTCTGCTGACTGAGAAGTGAGACACACAATAACATTTTAGTCTAATTCTTCTCATATTTGTTGTGCACTACACAGAGAATTAAAGTCACTTGATTAGaaaatatcattattattttactgGAAAGACTTAAAGCTTCATTGAATGTCATTTTGGCCGCTTAAGTGAAGAGAAAATTCCAGTGAAAGTTCACCATCTGATCCTCCTCCCACAGGTACTGGTCCACTGAGCCTGATAACGGGGGAGGACATCCCCAGATTGGGGAGGAGGACTGCGCTCACCTGAAACCTCGCCTGAACGCACCATCAAACTGGAATGATCTGTCATGTGACGCTGCTCTGCAATGGATCTGTGAGAAACTGGCTGAATAATTTAAACACATCATCTGTAAAATGTGATTGTGTTTTGGCAAAAAGCCTTTAATGGTGTCGTTGTATGTTGCAtttagagagagaaggagaccaTGTAAGTGCTGAGAGGTCAGGTATCAGGGTCTTATTTTAAGTCTTTATTGTTATGATGcatctgtagtgtgtgtgtgtgtgtgctggtgattTTGGTATCAAAGAAACAAAGCTGCATGTTGTACTGAATAGATTTTTTACAGCTTGTAGGAAACGCAAACAGGAAAGTAGCAGACCACAGCGAATCAGGCCAACAATCACCAAGAGTTTATTATCCTTCAACCAAATCCCCCAAAACTCCAAGTGGCCAAAAAAAACTTCAGCAGTAGGCCACAGCGCATCCTGGTGGTTCCCTCTGGGACTCTCACTGCCTCCCTGCACGGGCCCCTGGGCCACGTCTTTTTAAAGGAGCCGGCTCTGATCGCACACCCAATCGGGATGGACCGTCAATGAAGTCTTCTGCTGGGCCGTCTCACAGAAAGACAAGTTTACACAAGACACCCACAAAGGTCAGAGACGTACCAGAGCTTCACCTGGACCGCATTCATTAGAGCAACACAGGCGCCTTACGACACATTCACCAATGAACCCTGGTATGAACATCTCCTCATGTCCCTCAATAACTGCTATAACACCATTCACTTAACAGGTAGCATGATGCAGCATGTGTACTTCTATGTAATGGAACTTCACCATTCAAGGAAATGTGGTTTGGAGGATTTATTGTgatatttttctaaaaatgttGTCATTAATGtgaaattacatgaaataaaagtgatttTATTTGCATATGAACTGTTGACAGGGGAAGGTTGCGACTGTAAAAGCTACATGATCCCTGTTTTTCCCAATAAAGGACCTTTAAGCTTCAATGAGACTAATTTGTCTTCAGTCTCATGGCGTCTTCCCCCTGAGGACTTTGAGGCTCTTGTCCTCTGCAATAAGTGACGGATGTTCAAATGCGTCTTACCCTCAAGAGTCACAAAAGGCTTTCTTTGTCATGAGGTCCTTTAAAGGTCTGAGGTTAAAACAGACTAAGAGCTCGGTTAGGATTCATTCATTAATATGAAAAGATTACTTCTATTTAGTTCTATTTGGGTTTTTCCCTGACACGTTTCAAAGCCTTCTCTTCTAAAAATAATTTAGCAATAACTAATATAGTTTTTTGAACCCTCTAAAAGCATCACATTTAAAATCTTCTGCtaaaaatgagaaatgtttCCAACAAAAATTACAACCTTTCAAATACCCGAAGGGAAAAGACCAAGCGCATGACCACGCTCTCCTCCATCAAAGCATCACAGCTTGAAATCTCTTTATTCTTCCTTTGGCTTTGCTCTCTGCTGATTTGC harbors:
- the LOC119228769 gene encoding asialoglycoprotein receptor 2-like — protein: MEEIYANVEYDKPQVSIRPSTPAPGPRSPRSRPHGAVAVSLGLLSVLLLAGLVGLGVYSHASAAELSSIKANLTERLQVSGDKLSSVSAERDQLKDNFTALMDNFTALTHEKDRLQLLLKQRNMCPERWRRFRSSCYLLSPRDDSWENGRKNCRDQGADLVIIDSLEEQKFLSSFTTRFSWIGLSDKEIEGTWKWVDGTLLTEKYWSTEPDNGGGHPQIGEEDCAHLKPRLNAPSNWNDLSCDAALQWICEKLAE